The following proteins are co-located in the Vidua macroura isolate BioBank_ID:100142 chromosome 29, ASM2450914v1, whole genome shotgun sequence genome:
- the LOC128820383 gene encoding uncharacterized protein LOC128820383, translating to MAPTGPRRPPPSRAAPPGAPSRGAPPPSWLRATRAAHWLSGEGGAEPECDPSGPPDPSGDVPWRARSGPPSCPARVPKSARVPKSLRVPKPPRVLWPPCPPVCPPRIPGLTPPHVRRCAASPSPLPHVPCCHPPRVPCRVPHPPWLHRPGSVPTPPSCRPPAPLDPPPPLSPVPSVPTSSAHCPLPAPPLSPPCPHPRSDRGGCDLLSPAPPAPFARLSPALSPLSPPRRGPRVGDTAGDNLRPWGHRGDTGGTPGGHGAPPRCPSAPPCLPGGGGIGIKTGPGQAGPQSCSGTWPAMRLPLATLLLLLAAGRLGAALLRREAASEGSEGSQGSEPVASADFLSRHLQSLSELVARELPPQLRPEELRSQAELYLERANKQLEPLARELQNNVLGLFSSLLRLGRAEGQGESPETP from the exons ATGGCCCCTACGGGcccccgccggccgccgccaTCGCGGGCGGCGCCGCCCGGAGCGCCTTCACGGGGggcgccgccgccatcttggctACGGGCAACGCGCGCCGCCCATTGGCTGAGCGGCGAGGGCGGGGCCGAGCCGGAATGTGACCCCTCCGGACCCCCGGACCCGAGCGGAGACGTTCCTTGGCGGGCGCGTTCCGGGCCACCCTCCTGCCCCGCGCGTGTCCCCAAATCCGCGcgtgtccccaaatcccttcgtgtccccaaacccccgcGTGTCCTGTGGCCTCCATGTCCCCCCGTGTGCCCACCCCGCATCCCTGGACTCACCCCGCCCCATGTTCGCCGCTGTGccgcctcccccagccccctcccccatgtcccctgctGTCACCCCCCGCGTGTCCCATGTCGCGTCCCCCACCCCCCATGGCTGCACCGCCCTGGCTCTGTCCCAACCCCCCCTTCGTGTCGCCCTCCCGCACCTctggaccccccccccccgttgtcccctgtcccctctgtccccacctCCTCAGcccactgtcccctccccgcgCCACCTCTGTCGccaccgtgtccccatccccgcaGTGACCGGGGGGGCTGCGACCTTTTGTCGCCAGCGCCACCCGCGCCCTTTGCCCGCCTGTCCCCagcgctgtccccgctgtcccctccccgccggGGGCCGAGGGTCGGGGACACCGCGGGCGACAACCTTCGgccatggggacaccggggggacaccggggggacaccggggggacacggggcccCCCCGCGCTGCCCCTCGGCCCCGCCGTGTTTGCCCGGGGGGGGCGGGATTGGGATAAAAACGGGGCCGGGGCAGGCGGGACCCCAAAGCTGCAGCGGCACCTGGCCAG CCATGAGGCTCCCGCTGGCCacgctgctgctcctgctcgcCGCCGGCCGCCTCGGGGCTGCGCTGCTCCGGCGGGAGGCGGCGAGCGAGGGCTCGGAGGGCTCGCAGGGCTCGGAGCCGGTGGCCAGCGCGGATTTCCTGAGTCGCCATCTGCAGAGCCTCTCCGAGCTGGTGGCCCGCGAGTTGCCACCGCAGCTGCGGCCCGAGGAGCTGCGCAGCCAGGCCGA GCTGTACCTGGAGCGGGCTAACAAGCAGCTGGAGCCGCTGGCCCGCGAGCTGCAGAACAACGTGCTGGGGCTCTTCTCGTCCCTGCTGCGCCTGGGCCGCGCcgaggggcagggggagagccCCGAGACCCCCTGA
- the UFC1 gene encoding ubiquitin-fold modifier-conjugating enzyme 1, with protein sequence MADAAARRAVAELPLLRAPAGPRDREGWAERLREEYRALIQYVENNKRADTDWFRLESNPEGTRWSGRCWYIHELLRYEFNIEFEIPVTYPGTAPEIAIPELDGKTAKMYRGGKICLSDHFKPLWARNVPKFGLAHLMALGLGPWLAVEIPDLISKGLIQHKDK encoded by the exons ATGGCGGacgcggcggcgcggcgggcggtgGCGGAGCTGCCGCTGCTGCGGGcaccggcggggccgcgggacCGCGAGGGCTGGGCCGAGCGGCTGCGGGAGGAGTACCGGGCGCTCATCCAG TACGTGGAGAACAACAAACGCGCCGACACCGACTGGTTCCGCCTGGAGTCCAACCCCGAGGGCACCCG ctGGAGCGGGCGCTGCTGGTACATCCATGAGCTGCTCAGGTACGAGTTCAACATCGAGTTCGAG ATCCCGGTGACGTACCCGGGCACCGCCCCCGAAATCGCCATCCCCGAGCTGGACGGGAAAACGGCCAAGATGTAccg GGGGGGGAAGATCTGCCTCAGTGACCACTTCAAGCCGCTGTGGGCCAGGAACGTGCCCAAGTTCGGGCTGGCACACCTGATGGCCCTGGGG ctgggTCCCTGGCTGGCCGTGGAGATCCCGGACCTGATCTCCAAGGGCCTCATCCAGCACAAGGACAAGTGA
- the LOC128820296 gene encoding proline-rich protein 2-like: protein MAGPAGTATGWGQGWRQGRGWQKGTGKGHPPAHSPPRPAAGHSVPSAGALRGHGVTGGPQSLGGGTPKLRGDPEASGDPPAPWQPLAPTGSPLRCPGAPRCPPPPPSSRYPPPAPRGPVPHPPAGPAAPVGGVPAVPEPLRPRVTPPEPPPRPTRGRPAVPPHLPRAAMATTPAAPAAIFVPPSAGPAPGGLAGGSARAPPSRPRPPGAARRHGNRAAS, encoded by the exons ATGGCGGGGCCTgcggggacagcgacaggctggggacagggctggcgACAAGGGCGGGGGTGGCAGAAGGGGACGGGCAAGGGGCACCCACCTGCTCACAGCCCCCCGCGGCCGGCGGCCGGACACAGCGTCCCGTCGGCGGGGGCCCTGCGGGGACACGGCGTCACCGGGGGACCCCAAAGCCTCGGGGGGGGGACCCCAAAGCTTCGGGGGGACCCCGAAGCCTCGGGGGACCCCCCAGCTCCGTGGCAGCCTCTCG cCCCCACCGGTTCCCCCCTCCGCTGCCCCGGGGCTccccgctgcccccccccccccccatcatCCCGGtaccccccccccgccccccgggGCCCTGTCCCGCAccccccggccggccccgcggctcccgTGGGGGGGGTGCCCGCCGTCCCCGAGCCCCTCCGGCCCCGAGTGacgccccccgagccccccccgCGCCCCACACGGGGTCGCCCCGCGGTCCCCCCGCACCTCCCGCGGGCCGCCATGGCAACAACTCCCGCCGCACCCGCCGCCATCTTTGTTCCTCCCTcagccggccccgcccccggcggcCTCGCCGGCGGCTCTGCGCGTGCGCCGCCCTCCCGGCCACGCCCCCCCGGCGCCGCGCGTCGCCATGGAAACCGCGCGGCGTCTTAA